Part of the Dioscorea cayenensis subsp. rotundata cultivar TDr96_F1 unplaced genomic scaffold, TDr96_F1_v2_PseudoChromosome.rev07_lg8_w22 25.fasta BLBR01000099.1, whole genome shotgun sequence genome is shown below.
ACCACCGCAAAGGTTGGTGTTCCCTTGGATTGATATGGCACTGGCAATTTCGAACACTCCACTTTGTGGCACTAAACCTTCCAAATTATTGGAGGATAGGTTCAAGTAAGCTAGAAAATGGAGTTTCCCTAAATATTCTGGAATTCGTCCTGATAATTTATTCCTGGAGAGATCAAGGTATTGAATAGCTTTCAGGTTATTCAGCGAGATAGGAATGACTCCCTGAAATATGTTTCCTTGCATGTGTAGATATTCCAGGCTTTGGCAATCACCTAATGCTCCAGGAATTTcacctgaaattctgttttcagAGAGGTCAATCTCTCTTAAATGCTGCAACTTACCAACCTCCGCGGGCAAGGAACCTGTAATTGAATTTCCTGACACACCAAAGAAGATTTCAAGAGAAGGAATGCCAATCACTTGTGGAGGTATTGTGCCGTTTAGCATGTTTTCTGATAGGTCaaataattgcaaaattttACAATTACCAAGGGTGGAGGGAATCCCACCCTGCAATAAGTTGTCAGCCAGGCGCAGATCAATTAATTGAGTCAGGTTGCCAATAGAGGATGGAATTTGGCCTGAAAGTTTGTTGCTGGAGGCACTCAAAAGCTGCAAATTTTCAAGCCTGCCAATAGTGATGGGAAGCGGACCTTGGAGATCATTATTCTCCAAGCGCAGCACTGTGAGACTAACCAGATTTGTTATACCTTCATGTATGTGACCATGAATCTTGTTTCCGGCGAGGATTAACATGGATAGCCGTGTGGAGAGATTGGCCACTGAAATAGGCAGCTGgctttcaaaattattattgtatatatcAAGAGTTTCTAGGCTGGTGCAATTGCTCAAGGAGGTGATGAAATCCAAGCCATATTTGTCTCTGAAGCCCAGCTGATTACCTTCCAAGTTAAACCATACGAGGTTGCTCAACCTGCCCAGGTCAGTAGGCACCGGCCCGGTAAAGTTGTTATAGGCCAAGTCAAGATTAGCCAGGCTTGACAAGTTTGTTATTGATGCCGGGATTGATCCAGTAATCTGGTTGTCTCCTAGGTAGAGCGTGCTGAGATTTGGAAGTAATTGCCCTATGTCTGGGGGTAGGCTTCCTTGTAGTTTGTTTGTTGCAAGGGCTATGAAAGTAAGAGAGGAGAGGTTGTAGATGGATGGAGGGATCACACCATGGAGTTGGTTTTCAGCAATTTGAAGGAATTGCAACTGCGGAATCATACCTATCCCAGCAGGAAGACTCCCACTCAGAGTATTTCTTCCCATAGTCAGAGTGGTGAGGGAGGAAAGATTTCCTATGGATTGTGGGATTGGACCAGTCAGATTATTGACAAGGAGGTGCAGTGTTTTTAGCTTTGACAACTTAGTGATTTCCATTGGTATTTCCCCTTGGAGCTCATTGTTGCCCAGATCCAGGTGCGTGAGCGCCTTGCAGTTTGATATGTTGGAAGGAATCTGACCACCAAAATGGTTATCGGTGACATTTAAGATTCTCAGTAGGCTAAGCTTACCAAGTTCCTGCGGGATCTCTCCTTGTAAAAAGTTGTTTCCAAGGTTGAGTTCTTGGAGGTAGCTGAGGTTTCCTAAATAAGGCGATAAGGATCCTGTCAACCTCTGTGATGGTAGGCTCAATGCAGTCACCCGCTGCTGATGACGCCGACTGTTCTGGTTGCATGTGATACCTTGCCAATCACAGAAGTGAATTTTGTCGTTCCACGAGCTCAGTACGGTTGCCAAATGGTCTCCAGTTGACGCCACCCCGTTTTTGAACTCCATCAGAGCATGGTGATCGGTGTTATAACCCCAAGTGGACGCTGCTTCATATTGCACCAGGGAGTTGAGATGATGAAACAGGATGATGGCCAAAGGTACCAGTTTTGCTGGGTCTAGCACAAAATCCATTGGAAAGATGAGATGTGCTTACTGCTTAGCCATTCGTTATGCTTtctaccatatatatatatatatatgagaagtAGCTCGGAGCCTAAGAGTCTTAACGTCAAACGTTTAATTagtctaattaattataatcaataatttaatatttttatttacaatatatatttcaaattatatttcGTAATTAGCACATAAtacattttaatataatatttaaaacaaatataataataattatggaAAAGTTGTTAGCTGTTTAAATCAACCAACTATATATTCCATATgtaatagttttttaaattccaaatttatttatttattaaaaatatctcaaaataCTTTCCTTAAAACTAACGTAAAAGGACATATATGTTGAATTAAATatatgacaaattttttttatttaagagaaGTT
Proteins encoded:
- the LOC120253478 gene encoding probable LRR receptor-like serine/threonine-protein kinase At3g47570, with the protein product MDFVLDPAKLVPLAIILFHHLNSLVQYEAASTWGYNTDHHALMEFKNGVASTGDHLATVLSSWNDKIHFCDWQGITCNQNSRRHQQRVTALSLPSQRLTGSLSPYLGNLSYLQELNLGNNFLQGEIPQELGKLSLLRILNVTDNHFGGQIPSNISNCKALTHLDLGNNELQGEIPMEITKLSKLKTLHLLVNNLTGPIPQSIGNLSSLTTLTMGRNTLSGSLPAGIGMIPQLQFLQIAENQLHGVIPPSIYNLSSLTFIALATNKLQGSLPPDIGQLLPNLSTLYLGDNQITGSIPASITNLSSLANLDLAYNNFTGPVPTDLGRLSNLVWFNLEGNQLGFRDKYGLDFITSLSNCTSLETLDIYNNNFESQLPISVANLSTRLSMLILAGNKIHGHIHEGITNLVSLTVLRLENNDLQGPLPITIGRLENLQLLSASSNKLSGQIPSSIGNLTQLIDLRLADNLLQGGIPSTLGNCKILQLFDLSENMLNGTIPPQVIGIPSLEIFFGVSGNSITGSLPAEVGKLQHLREIDLSENRISGEIPGALGDCQSLEYLHMQGNIFQGVIPISLNNLKAIQYLDLSRNKLSGRIPEYLGKLHFLAYLNLSSNNLEGLVPQSGVFEIASAISIQGNTNLCGGAGFLRLPACPNEISINKRSKRSKWVIVLVVCVSSGVTLLSCLGVIFYCRKRSTERLPSPTVASLLVESYMTISYKELFDATDGFSVANIVGEGSYGTVYKGILGNRGTMIAVKVLNLQQQQGAAISFLRECEALRHIRHRNLIKILTTCSSIDLNGQEFQALIYEFMSNGSLEEWLHPDITRLQDRKVLQIIDRLNISIDVATALDYLHHQCQAPIVHCDLKPSNILLDDDMTAHVSDFGLAKILLSNVQEATETIGVKGSIGYVPPEYGMGSGVSIKGDVYSYGILLLEIFTGKRPTDNMFTGGFTLHSMAEKAYPDQLLEIIDPQLLTQGEKPSNSRMQECLASVIGISLSCTKESPGERMEIKYVARNMQAIREGFLKGMD